From Flavipsychrobacter sp., a single genomic window includes:
- a CDS encoding T9SS type A sorting domain-containing protein, with product MKNFLAVALLLLPLCTTAQSSVTRYDLNPGKPRSFASNLYNYQDNLYFYADNSSGLKRLWKFDHSTNTPKEIHPGTVYGNGLAFADPSSICGLNGTIYFTAADIAHGLELWKYDGVSPPSMVADINPNPKDGAAPNNHTVYGERIYFGAKNINNPKKQWELYYYDLAKDTVLHVYQTSKGYKPGQIRYITPYKNRLYFAAETDSLGRELFYYDPATDSIALVADIDTTNYYLSNPCNFTIVNGKFYFTATNPTYGRELYEYDGDNPPVRLTDINKGAGHSFPVNIRHIISFNNDLYFAAQNKDTDIQLYKYSLTTAQTSLVHRINPTGSAHVSFLTLYRDSLYFAADDGVHGIELWKYNGITNPVMVQDIRQGPLSSAPTEMIVIGKDMFFNATETATGWELYKFTDTSIATPNSITPVLTQKLSSNVYPNPTSGDSHIELTLTHAQQLSISVSNIEGRVVYQTPPTHYNKGKRSIYLPTKALPSGIYIYHIATESGLAISSGKIEKQ from the coding sequence ATGAAAAACTTTTTAGCCGTAGCGTTATTACTATTACCACTGTGCACAACAGCACAATCAAGTGTCACCAGGTATGATCTTAACCCCGGCAAACCAAGAAGCTTTGCCAGCAACTTGTACAATTATCAAGACAACCTCTATTTCTATGCCGATAACTCAAGCGGTTTAAAACGGTTATGGAAATTTGACCATAGTACCAACACACCAAAAGAGATACACCCCGGCACTGTATATGGTAATGGGCTGGCATTTGCCGACCCTTCTTCTATTTGTGGACTGAACGGCACTATATATTTTACTGCAGCAGATATTGCTCATGGGCTGGAGCTATGGAAATATGACGGTGTGAGCCCTCCGAGCATGGTGGCCGACATCAACCCCAACCCCAAAGACGGAGCTGCACCTAACAATCATACTGTATACGGAGAGCGCATTTACTTTGGCGCAAAAAATATCAACAACCCTAAAAAACAATGGGAACTCTACTATTACGATCTAGCAAAAGATACCGTGTTGCATGTATACCAAACATCTAAAGGCTACAAACCTGGACAAATAAGATACATCACACCTTATAAGAACAGGCTCTATTTTGCTGCCGAAACCGATAGCCTAGGAAGAGAATTATTTTATTATGACCCTGCTACCGACTCTATAGCACTGGTTGCCGATATAGACACTACCAACTATTACCTATCCAATCCTTGCAACTTCACTATAGTAAATGGCAAATTTTACTTTACCGCTACCAACCCTACTTATGGTAGAGAACTATACGAGTACGATGGAGATAACCCTCCTGTAAGGCTAACAGACATCAACAAAGGTGCAGGGCATTCTTTCCCTGTCAACATTCGTCATATCATCTCTTTCAACAACGACCTATACTTTGCTGCACAAAACAAGGATACTGATATACAACTCTACAAATACAGCTTAACTACGGCACAAACCAGCTTGGTGCATCGCATCAACCCAACAGGTAGTGCACATGTATCTTTCCTTACCTTATATAGAGACAGTCTTTACTTTGCTGCCGACGACGGTGTGCATGGCATAGAGCTATGGAAGTATAATGGCATTACCAACCCTGTAATGGTACAGGATATAAGACAAGGACCCTTGAGTAGCGCCCCTACGGAGATGATCGTAATAGGTAAGGATATGTTCTTTAACGCTACGGAAACAGCAACAGGATGGGAGCTCTATAAATTTACAGACACCAGCATTGCTACACCTAATAGCATTACCCCTGTTCTGACACAGAAGTTATCAAGTAATGTATATCCTAACCCTACTAGTGGAGATAGCCATATTGAGCTGACCTTAACTCATGCACAACAGCTTAGTATCTCTGTATCCAATATTGAAGGGAGGGTTGTATACCAAACACCACCTACACATTACAACAAAGGAAAACGATCTATATATCTACCCACAAAAGCATTGCCTTCCGGCATCTATATATACCATATTGCTACTGAAAGTGGTTTAGCAATAAGTTCGGGTAAGATAGAGAAGCAATAG
- a CDS encoding T9SS type A sorting domain-containing protein, translated as MKSLFTLLFCLLTSIAFGQNSRLDSFNINPALLSPNSNPRELTAFKNRLIFYARDSAHGRQYWETDGIYPPRIINIDNDTVDAVEEVLSNAFTILDDKVYFAAKGYHQDLELWEYDGNKAKVLTPLNFNQVPINLDPNGHFSSTSVTGLGERFVAFSDKRKRFCSYNIKTRVTNIISDIEVTGPIIDYRGDFHFSGHSIATGQNGLTYYYTPKTNATVPTGTGVGSVSEKFIRQEMLYIIQQSILYTVDGNYRVNRLSYSYPFTYDFDSVNFNLISNRSSMCTNTFDASNGGINDKFYFSAVMYQGKLTLFEVDIFKRKATTVSDSFLYIGDMAYYNGRLFFSAKKDTLHGIELYVYNGITPPSLLADIHKGPKGSNPHSLTVANNRLFFVAEGETIGEELFCYTEASATANISNLTTIDNITVFPNPTSGNTQLRLDIINTETLTISLINTTGQTVYQTKEKNYSQGSHNIILPTARLTTGIYIYRVVDKDGATLASGRVEKQ; from the coding sequence ATGAAAAGCTTATTTACCCTACTTTTTTGTCTACTTACGAGTATTGCCTTTGGGCAAAATAGCAGGCTGGATAGTTTTAATATCAACCCTGCGTTACTTTCCCCAAATTCTAACCCGCGCGAGCTAACTGCTTTTAAAAACAGATTGATATTTTATGCACGAGATAGCGCACATGGAAGACAATATTGGGAAACAGACGGCATATACCCCCCTAGGATTATCAATATTGATAATGACACTGTTGATGCTGTTGAAGAAGTACTTAGCAATGCCTTCACAATACTTGATGACAAAGTATATTTTGCCGCTAAAGGTTATCATCAAGACTTAGAGCTTTGGGAATATGACGGCAATAAAGCCAAAGTATTAACACCTTTAAACTTCAATCAAGTGCCAATAAACCTTGACCCAAATGGCCACTTCTCTAGTACTTCTGTAACTGGTCTGGGAGAACGTTTTGTTGCATTTTCAGACAAAAGAAAACGGTTTTGTTCTTACAACATAAAAACTCGAGTTACTAATATAATTTCTGACATAGAAGTTACAGGCCCAATAATTGACTATAGAGGAGATTTCCATTTTTCAGGACACTCAATTGCTACCGGGCAAAACGGGTTAACCTATTATTATACTCCAAAAACAAATGCAACAGTTCCTACAGGAACAGGGGTAGGTAGCGTAAGTGAAAAATTCATTCGACAAGAGATGCTTTATATTATACAGCAAAGTATTCTATATACCGTTGATGGTAATTATCGTGTAAATCGTCTATCATACTCCTACCCCTTTACTTATGATTTTGATAGTGTCAACTTCAATCTTATTAGCAATAGAAGTTCTATGTGCACAAATACTTTTGATGCATCGAATGGTGGAATAAATGACAAATTTTATTTTTCTGCTGTGATGTACCAAGGCAAACTTACACTCTTTGAGGTTGACATATTCAAACGTAAAGCTACAACAGTGTCAGATAGCTTTCTTTACATTGGTGACATGGCTTATTACAATGGCAGGCTATTCTTCTCTGCAAAGAAAGACACGCTACATGGCATCGAACTATATGTATATAATGGCATCACACCTCCTTCTCTATTGGCAGACATACACAAAGGACCTAAAGGGAGTAACCCTCATTCTTTAACGGTAGCCAACAACAGATTGTTTTTTGTAGCAGAAGGAGAAACAATAGGAGAAGAGCTATTTTGTTATACCGAAGCCTCAGCAACTGCCAATATAAGCAACTTGACAACTATTGATAATATCACTGTTTTTCCAAACCCAACGAGTGGAAATACTCAGCTCAGGCTAGATATAATAAACACTGAAACCTTAACCATATCACTCATCAACACGACAGGACAAACTGTTTACCAAACAAAAGAAAAAAACTACTCGCAGGGCTCACACAATATCATATTACCTACTGCTAGACTTACGACAGGTATTTATATTTATCGTGTTGTAGACAAAGATGGCGCTACCCTAGCCAGCGGCAGAGTAGAAAAACAGTAA
- a CDS encoding cytochrome c peroxidase encodes MKKKHILALMAVLILAVSATVDFNNLPNYTNQTIPNYILKDNTAPNNPMTDRGAMLGRVLFYDKKLSVDNSTACASCHKQEFAFGDTASASVGANGTTGRHSMRLINARFADERRFFWDERAATLEQQTTMPIQDHAEMGYSGLNGDPSINDLITKMNDIWYYPQLFNIVYGDPQITEQRMQQALAMFVRSIQSFDSKYDAGRAMVPGNGPPFPNFTTVENQGKQLFMAPPQFDQNGIRTGGGAGCGGCHRPPEFDIAQNSGNNGIIGKIGGGGLDFTNTRSPSLRDVVNANGQSYGGFMHTAGFNGIITLLDVVNHYDSIRQDNPNLDNRLKPQGNLQRLRLTNQEKASIVAFIRTLTGTAVYTDSRWSNPFTNDSLTIITPTTIAQLSNMASELKVYPTQATSYINIALPASMKDAQMRIVSTSGRTVYNGKVAERLDVSNYASGMYVIVFDGQQTRKFIKQ; translated from the coding sequence ATGAAGAAGAAGCACATTTTGGCATTAATGGCAGTACTCATCCTAGCTGTATCAGCTACGGTAGATTTTAATAACCTGCCCAATTATACCAACCAAACCATCCCCAACTACATTTTGAAAGATAATACAGCACCCAATAATCCCATGACTGACCGGGGGGCGATGCTTGGGCGGGTGCTTTTTTACGATAAAAAACTGTCTGTAGACAATAGCACGGCCTGTGCCAGCTGTCACAAACAGGAGTTTGCCTTCGGCGATACGGCTTCGGCAAGTGTAGGTGCCAATGGTACTACAGGGCGCCACTCTATGCGCCTCATCAATGCACGCTTTGCTGACGAGCGTCGTTTCTTTTGGGACGAGCGTGCTGCCACCCTCGAGCAGCAAACCACCATGCCTATACAAGACCATGCCGAGATGGGCTATAGTGGGCTGAATGGTGACCCTAGTATCAACGACCTCATCACCAAGATGAACGATATATGGTACTACCCACAACTATTCAATATAGTATATGGCGACCCTCAGATAACCGAGCAGCGTATGCAACAGGCATTGGCGATGTTTGTTCGTAGTATCCAGTCCTTCGACTCTAAGTACGATGCAGGACGTGCAATGGTGCCGGGCAACGGGCCTCCCTTCCCCAATTTTACAACCGTGGAGAATCAAGGGAAACAACTATTCATGGCTCCGCCTCAGTTCGACCAGAACGGTATACGCACAGGTGGTGGTGCAGGCTGTGGAGGATGTCATCGCCCGCCGGAGTTTGACATAGCACAGAACTCAGGTAACAACGGTATCATAGGTAAAATAGGCGGTGGCGGTCTTGACTTCACCAATACGCGTAGCCCTTCGTTAAGAGATGTGGTAAATGCTAATGGACAGTCTTATGGTGGCTTTATGCACACAGCAGGTTTTAATGGTATAATAACTTTATTGGATGTAGTGAACCACTATGATTCTATAAGGCAAGATAACCCTAACCTCGATAATCGTTTGAAACCACAAGGTAATTTACAACGCCTGCGCCTAACCAATCAGGAGAAAGCAAGCATCGTTGCCTTTATACGCACACTTACGGGTACTGCTGTATATACAGATAGTAGATGGTCTAATCCTTTTACAAATGATAGTCTTACTATCATTACTCCAACCACCATTGCGCAGTTGAGCAATATGGCAAGTGAATTGAAAGTGTATCCGACACAGGCTACAAGTTATATCAATATAGCCTTGCCTGCCAGTATGAAAGATGCACAGATGCGTATAGTAAGTACTTCAGGAAGAACCGTGTATAACGGTAAGGTAGCAGAGCGACTAGATGTAAGTAACTATGCTAGTGGCATGTACGTTATCGTGTTCGATGGACAACAAACAAGAAAGTTCATAAAACAATAA
- a CDS encoding glycosyltransferase family 4 protein — MSQKKIKILFTINNLNTAGMNLVLKDIALTLNRDEFDPYINVLDYTDTETERELKRNFTVLNIQLKPKKRPRLTYFPKIYKAAKELKQHNFDIAHSFDYASDFGEGLVMKLAGVPWVAEKTNLAYEPKRWRKRLDYAARIVALSKAQASLFPEFADKVTIIPTGVDLELYEQTPAKSRAEMNLSEDDLVLISVAQVVSIKAHKEIVQAYKDIEDQVPNLKILFAGRDTEEYAQEVKQMIKDYGLEDKIRFLGMRSDIPALLKMVDGKILATRNINQREGFGAALVEAMSAGKPVIGTKSGGPEEIIVHNHNGWIVDAIGHEPLIAPILEFYNDAAKRKQLGENALQTVKDKFTFPTMLEGYVKVYKEVAKK; from the coding sequence ATGTCGCAAAAGAAGATCAAGATATTATTTACCATCAACAACCTCAATACAGCAGGAATGAACCTTGTATTGAAGGACATAGCCCTAACACTAAACCGTGATGAGTTTGACCCATACATCAACGTACTAGACTATACCGACACCGAAACAGAACGTGAACTAAAAAGAAACTTCACGGTACTGAATATACAGCTAAAACCTAAAAAACGCCCTAGACTTACTTACTTCCCTAAAATATATAAAGCTGCTAAAGAGTTAAAACAACACAATTTCGACATTGCGCATTCTTTTGACTATGCTTCTGATTTTGGGGAAGGATTGGTAATGAAACTAGCAGGCGTGCCTTGGGTGGCTGAAAAAACAAACTTGGCTTATGAGCCAAAAAGATGGCGTAAGCGACTAGACTATGCCGCACGCATAGTAGCATTGAGTAAAGCACAAGCAAGCTTATTTCCAGAGTTTGCTGACAAGGTAACCATAATACCTACAGGTGTAGACCTAGAGTTATACGAACAAACACCTGCTAAGTCTCGTGCCGAAATGAACCTTAGCGAAGACGATCTTGTACTTATATCTGTAGCGCAGGTAGTTTCTATTAAAGCACACAAAGAAATAGTACAAGCCTACAAAGACATAGAAGACCAAGTACCTAACTTAAAAATATTATTTGCTGGCCGCGATACTGAGGAGTATGCTCAAGAGGTAAAGCAAATGATAAAAGACTACGGACTGGAAGATAAAATACGCTTCTTAGGCATGCGTAGCGATATACCGGCTCTACTAAAAATGGTAGATGGTAAAATACTAGCCACAAGAAACATAAACCAACGCGAAGGCTTTGGCGCAGCACTTGTAGAAGCCATGAGTGCGGGCAAACCAGTTATTGGCACTAAGAGTGGCGGCCCTGAGGAGATCATAGTACACAACCACAACGGATGGATAGTGGACGCTATAGGACACGAGCCGTTGATAGCACCTATTTTGGAGTTTTATAACGATGCTGCCAAACGCAAACAACTTGGGGAGAATGCCCTGCAAACAGTAAAGGACAAATTCACCTTCCCTACTATGCTGGAAGGCTATGTAAAAGTGTATAAAGAAGTAGCCAAGAAATAA
- a CDS encoding T9SS type A sorting domain-containing protein codes for MRIKFLIVLLVAQVAYANAQEAIQVMHLNGTEQVGNNRVTVTRNGDSPDNTHYYGVSPYLVGSKDRINGYDFEFSEPVKQIQIRLAAVNKGELIEFGINGRKYNLFDNHIAAFDIEGRKYSLPAIEDGIITYGRKHDMANAIITIAPGYDISSFYVHHLNGKAAGAVFELFIVNGSTFGNGNSNGNNGNNGRDVATAIGGSSIASGAQLLQIFPNPNSGDFILKGNGYAGEKLALQIVNVSGQVVYEQQVTPFHQSINEKISLAQSLPGGLYTLYIIDGEQKDVVRFTLSR; via the coding sequence ATGCGTATAAAATTTTTAATAGTGCTATTAGTAGCACAAGTTGCTTACGCAAATGCTCAAGAAGCCATACAGGTTATGCACTTGAATGGTACAGAGCAAGTAGGTAATAATAGGGTGACTGTTACAAGAAATGGTGATAGCCCCGATAATACTCATTACTATGGTGTTAGCCCATATTTAGTGGGTAGTAAAGATCGTATCAACGGTTATGATTTCGAATTTTCCGAACCTGTAAAACAGATACAAATACGTTTAGCAGCTGTTAATAAAGGGGAACTAATTGAGTTTGGAATTAATGGTCGTAAGTACAATTTGTTTGATAACCACATTGCAGCTTTCGATATAGAGGGGCGTAAATATTCATTGCCAGCTATCGAAGATGGAATAATTACTTATGGCCGTAAACATGACATGGCTAATGCAATTATTACCATTGCTCCGGGTTATGATATCAGTTCTTTCTATGTTCATCACCTGAATGGTAAAGCAGCAGGTGCTGTGTTCGAGCTATTTATTGTTAACGGTTCTACGTTTGGTAACGGAAACAGTAATGGTAATAATGGTAACAATGGTCGAGATGTAGCTACTGCTATAGGTGGTAGTAGCATAGCATCTGGCGCACAGCTTTTGCAAATATTCCCGAACCCTAATAGTGGAGATTTCATCTTGAAGGGGAACGGCTATGCTGGTGAAAAACTAGCCTTGCAAATAGTGAACGTATCAGGACAGGTTGTTTATGAGCAGCAAGTAACTCCTTTTCATCAAAGCATTAACGAAAAGATCTCTTTAGCGCAAAGCTTGCCGGGAGGTTTATACACGTTGTACATTATTGATGGAGAGCAGAAAGACGTTGTTCGTTTTACACTAAGTAGATAG